The Chanodichthys erythropterus isolate Z2021 chromosome 12, ASM2448905v1, whole genome shotgun sequence genome contains a region encoding:
- the cnpy3 gene encoding protein canopy homolog 3 yields MNVFTCVVLFLVSAAAANKSGDDEWVHLPNKCEVCKFVSIEMKSAFEETGKTKEVIETNYRFLDDKGAPPIKYVKSDIRFIEVMENVCSRIMQYNLHKERDGSNRFAKGMSETFSTLHNLVNKGVKVVMDIPYELWNETSAEVADLKKQCDVMVEQYEEVIEDWYKGSQEEDLTTYLCEKHVLKGQDTECLKESWVGKKGDTAAIAEDKKKKKGKKKGKDTEDGQKKEKKVKKKKKKEKSKLSKSETSKRKTEEAGYTSDEEEIQKKVPLNQEKTEL; encoded by the exons atgaatgtttttaccTGCGTCGTGTTGTTTCTCGTAAGTGCCGCAGCTGCTAACAAAAGCGGGGACGATGAGTGGGTGCATCTGCCAAATAAATGTGAAG TGTGCAAATTTGTGAGTATTGAGATGAAGTCTGCATTTGAAGAGACCGGCAAAACTAAAGAAGTGATAGAAACCAACTACCGTTTCCTGGATGATAAAGGTGCACCGCCAATCAAATATGTCAAATC TGATATTCGTTTCATAGAGGTGATGGAGAATGTTTGCTCAAGGATTATGCAGTACAATCTACACAAAGAGAGAGATGGCAGCAATCGCTTTGCAAAG GGTATGTCTGAGACATTCTCTACCTTACATAACCTGGTTAATAAAGGTGTGAAGGTGGTCATGGACATTCCCTATGAACTGTGGAACGAGACCAGTGCAGAAGTGGCTGACCTCAAAAAACAG TGTGATGTGATGGTAGAGCAGTATGAAGAAGTCATTGAAGACTGGTATAAAGGCAGCCAGGAGGAAGATCTCACCACTTACCTGTGTGAAAAACATGTGCTGAAAGGACAAGACACTG AATGTCTTAAAGAGTCATGGGTCGGGAAAAAGGGAGACACGGCAGCTATCGCGGAGgacaagaagaaaaagaagggCAAAAAGAAGGGTAAAGACACTGAGGATGGGCAGAAAAAGGAAAAGAAggtaaagaagaagaagaagaaggaaaaGTCCAAGCTTTCCAAGAGCGAAACTAGCAAGCGGAAAACCGAAGAGGCTGGATACACCtcagatgaggaggagattcaGAAGAAAGTTCCTCTTAATCAGGAGAAAACTGAACTCTGA